The genomic stretch GCCAAACTTTTTGGCGAAGTTCGCAAAAGTCTCCAAGCGTTCCAAGTCCGGATGGTCATGTGTTCTGTAAACAAAGGTATCATCGCCTTTGTTTTTATTAAATACAAATTCTGCCACCGCCTTATTGGCCAAAAGCATATACTCCTCGATCATTTTGTGGATATCCTTCCGCTCTTTTACCATGAGGCCAAGCGGTGTTCCCCGCTCGTCTAACTTAAACTTGACTTCCACGGTCTCAAAATTGATGGCGCCATGCTGGAACCTACGCTTACGGATCTTTTTGGCGAGGTTGTTCAGCAAGGTAAGCTCGGAATAAAAATCCCCTTCCTGCTTGTCTATATTTTCCTGTGCTTCTTCATAAGCAAACCTCCTGTCCGAGTGGATAATGGTTCGGCCAATCCAATGTTTTAGCACCTGCCCATCTTCATCCATTTCAAATACACAGGAAAACGTCAGCTTATCCTCATTGGGACGAAGAGAGCAAAGCCCATTGCTTAGCCGCTCTGGCAGCATGGGAATGGTCCGATCCACCAAATACACCGAGGTGGCCCGATCATACGCCTCCTTCTCCAAGTTGGTGTTGGGTTTCACATAATGGGTCACATCGGCGATGTGTACCCCCATTTCTATATTTCCATTGGGCAGACGCTGGTAGGATATCGCATCATCAAAATCCTTGGCATCCGCCGGGTCAATGGTGAAGGTGGTCACATCCCTGAAATCCTTTCTGGATTTGATTTCTGTTTTGGGAATCTTTTCGGAAATGGCTTCTGCCTCCTTCACGATTTCCTCTGGATATTCGAAAGGTAAACCAAACTCCGCCATGATGGAGTGAATTTCCACTTCATGCTCCCCTGCTTCACCGAGCACCTGCATCACCTTACCAGTTGGATTTTTATCTTCCTCCCGCCAATCAGTGATCTTGACCACTACTTTTTGGTTATGCTCGGCACCATTCAGGTCTGATTTACGAATGAAAATATCATGGTGCATCTTTTTGAAATCAGACACCACAAATGCAAATCGGGGGGAAATCTCCACACGACCGACAAATTCCTCGCGTGCTCGCTTGACGACCTCCAGCACCCTACCTTCCCGTTTTTGGCCGGGATGCTTGGGTGGATTTACCATCACGCGGACTTTGTCGTCATCCAGGGCATTTTTCATATCACGTGCCTTTACCAAAATATCCTCCTCATCCTTTCCCTTATTGTCCGGTACTACAAATGCAAACCGTGCATTAACAAAATCTACCGTTCCTTCGATAAAATCAGGTGTCTTGGTGGATGCAAAATGGTTTCGGGGATTTTTGGAGACACTACCAGCAGCCATCAGTTTGTTCAATACCGGCTCTACACCACCTTTGGTGATCTTGTCCCTGATGTTCAATTTCCTGATAATCTGCTTTAGCGAATATTCCTCACCATAGTGGCTATCCAAAAAATTGAGAATCCGCTCAGCCAGCTGGGCAGCATTATCGATTTTGCCCGGCTTGCCCTTGCCTTTTCCTTGTTTTCTTGATCTTTTGCTCATAAAAATTCTTTGTTTTCTTTGGCAGGTAGCTACCTGCTTTAAATCTCTTTTGGTGCCATACGTCTTTGCTGTTTTGTGACGCTTTGGCTATTTACTCTTTCTGACCGCCTCTTTATCTTAAAGACATTAAAACTTAGGTGATTGTTTTGTAAGCTTGGCGGATTTCAGATGAATTTACACATTAATTGGTTCTAATCACCATAACCTCATATTGGGCTTACCCTTCATTTTCGACGGAATGGATTATATTGATCTTCATGTCACCCGGGAGCCCTTGATAAGCCAAGTAAATTCTTGCAGTCACTTCTACATCTTTCAGACAGTAAGTGGCGATGGCCTTAAGGTCTCTTTGCTTATAGAAAACGGTATTGACCTCACTGCCGTCGATATTGTCCTTAGAACTCGGAATGTCAAAGATAGCCGCCAGCAGTTCTAATCTGGTATAATGCTTATAATCTCCAAACTTCCACAGTTCCAATGTGTCCAGATGCCTGATTTCCCATGGCTTTTTACCCGCCATTTGGAGCACTTCCGGTAAGGGCACTTTATTGATCAGCAACCTCCTGCAAAGATAGGGAAAGTCAAACTCTTTGCCGTTATGGGCGCAGAGTGTCCAGTGCTTTTTTTCAAGGATTTCTCTCAGCTCCAACAGTGTATCGTGCTCCTCTTCATGGGCGATGGCCTTGGTACGGAACTGCAGCTGGTCTTGGTCGGGATCATAAAGGAAATAGCCAAGTCCTACACAAACTACCCTTCCGAATTCAGCATATATACCCGCTTTCTCGAAATAAAGTTCCTCCGTACTTATATTGTTTTCATTGGACAGATGGCTTGATTTCTTGGCCCACTCTTCTTGCAGCCTTGGTGACAGGGCATCAATATGCCCCGTTAAAGAAGCTGTTTCGATGTCCAAAAATAAAATATCCTTCAAGTCACTCAAAAAATCTGCCATAGTCCAATTCAGGGATGTAAAACGCCTTCTAGGTCGAGCGCCGGAATATGTTGGATGTTTTTTTCGTCCATGCTGCCCTCCACGAAGACAAATTTCTTATCAAATATCTGATCCAATATATAATAACTTACCCAGAATTCATTATTCAGCACAAACAATTTAGGGTCAATGGGTTCGATCTTAGCAATACTCTCCGAGCCCAGTTCTTCGATCATATGTCTTAGTGTAGAAGTCTTGGTTTCTTCACCATTGAGCATGCCATACCCCTTGGAGGTTACCATCAGGTTCTTAAGCTCAATCAGGTTGTGGTTTATGATATATACGCCCCACTCCGTATTACCATTTACTTCCTCTCTGGCAATGGCCAGTTTCACTCCGGTGACCGGATGAAAATCAATATCTTTTTTCATGTAATTCCTCGAACATTTAAACCTTACTACTTTTAAACCTATAGGCTATGAATCTTCCCACTCCATCTCAAACAAATTGGCCAGGTGTTGCTTCACTTTTACCTTCACCTCTTCCTCATCCACCGGTCTCCCGAGCTCAAGGTGTAAGGAGGTCACGGCCTTGTCAGCAATGCCACAGGGAACGATATTACCGAAATAAGAAAGGTCGGCATTGACATTAAAAGCAAACCCGTGCATGGTCACCCATCTGCTGGATTTTACACCCAAAGCACAGATTTTCCGGGGATTAAGGCGCTCCTTATGGTCCAGCCAGACACCAGTAAGCCCTTCGATCCTTCCGGCCTCCACCCCATACTCTGCCAAGGTAAGTATGATCGCTTCTTCCAAATAGCGAAGGTATTTGTGGATATCCGTGAAGAAATTATCCAGGTCCAACAGCGGATAGCCCACCAGCTGCCCCGGACCATGATAGGTGATATCACCACCCCTGTTGATCTTATAGAATGTAGCATCTTTCCCGGCCAGCTGTGCTTCATCCAAAAGCAAGTGAGAAAGCTCCCCGCTCTTTCCCAAAGTGTACACATGGGGATGCTCCACAAAGAGCAGGTAATTGGTGGTAACCTGCTGATCTTTCAGCCCTTTTTTTCGATTTTCGATCTTAGTGGCCACGATCTCAGCAAAAAGCAACTCCTGATAATCCCAGGTCTCTTTATAGTCTTTCTTGCCTAAATCGATAAATTTTACTTTTTTATTAATAAAATGATTCACAACGGGTTCCTTCCAATGATTTATGGTGATCAACACCATTTTTTGACGATGGGTTCTATTTTTTGGCAATCCGCCCTTAACTGATCACGGTACCAAAACTTAACGTTTGACAAAATTAACAAAAAATATCATGGCACAGCACAATACAACAGGAAGCGATGCTGAAGGATTCGCAGCTGATTTTTTGATTTCCAAACACTACACCCTCTTGGAGAAAAACTACCGGCACAAACATGCGGAAATTGACCTGATCATGGAGCATCGGGGGCTACTGATTTTCGTGGAAGTAAAATTCCGTAGCGGAACGGGCTTTGGCTATGCGGAGGAATTTGTTGATTACAAAAAACGACAACTGATTATCAGGGCTGCCGACCATTACATTCACGAAAAAGGCTGGCATAAAGACATCCGTTTTGATATTGTCGGTGTCTACAAGGACAAGAAAGGTACAGTCAGGTTTAAGCATTTTGAAGATGCTTTTTACTAGTAAGCGGAGACTGAAGGAAGAGGGTTGCAAATCCCCACTGGTTTCAGTTCGGTGTTTCCCCAAAGGTACCCTCGGCGGCGGATAAATCCCAAACAGCCTGACGACAACAAGGTGATCTTGGTATCACTCTTTATGGCGCTAGACAGGCGCTCCGAGGTTGGCGATTCCATACATCTTGCCAACTCCGCTCAAGGCCTGTTACATCCTGAGTTTAATTGACACTTTTTTATTAATTCTTCCTTAATTACTTGCCATGGGCATTAGCGAAAAGGAAATAACAATGGTGCAGCCCTCGCCGCTAATGCCAAACTGCTACGCTTCATCTATTGCCAAGGGTGAAACCCATGTCCGCGGAGGCGGATTTCATCCCTACAGGGTTATAGCATGGCACATCTATTTCTATTATCATTCCTTTTACTATTTTGCCGTCCCTCCTGCACTTGATATTTCTTTATTCCCGTGTCTCACATCTCATGTCTCAATACTCACATCTCGGCTACTTAATACTTCTTATCTAACTCATGGGAGGAGAATCATCGTATTTCAAGCCCATTATCGTCCAGCCTGATAAATCAGCTGTCCATCAGCATTCCACTCGGCTTTGATATAAGGCCTGAAATTCTTGGTAAAAGGCTCGTCTTGGTATTGGATTTCGCGCTTGCGAATGGTCTTTCCACCATCGGTATTCCAGTATTCTGTCCATAGGCCCACTTTCTCACCATAACGGTATTCACCCATAACGGCCAACTGACCATTTTCATAAAAATGGAAAAAGTTACCTTCCTTCAGCTCATACTCCACCGGGATGACTTTCTCAATTTGTTGTTCGCCCTTGTTGTAATAAGTCACCCTGGAATCCTTCGGCCACCCTTCATAATAATGCCCCTTGTTCAGCAGGATGTTTTTTTGGTCAAAGGTCATCCAGCGCTCATGCTTGGTACCAAAATAAAACATCCCTTTCTCCACCACGGCATCATCAATGCGCCTTTCATAAGGGCCATGCAGCAAATACCCTCTTTCGGGATTGAATCCTTTAGTCCTGATCACATCATCTTTGGTATCCAACCAATACACATCCCTCACGTAAGGATTGACCATTTTATTTCTGGCAGTATAGTGAAACAGCTGATAATGGGTCTTTCCTCTGGCATCCACACGTATAAAGTCCTTGCGGGTGCGCTCGCCATAATAGATGTTTTTCTTCTGCTTTTTCCGCTTCTTTTTCTTCGCTTCTTTTCTTTTCTCATCGTCAAAAAGAAGAATGGGAGCGGTAGTAGGCAGTAGCATGCTCTCCACGACCCCTGAGGAGTCCGCTGCAGGCGATACCGACGACAGAGAATCAAAACGCTGCGCCTTTAGGACGCTGACCTTGACCAATAAAAGAAGTAGGATGAGGTATTTTTTCATGCCAAGCATATGCTAAACACTGGACTATTTTTAATGGTAACGTTTTAAATGGCAGATTCTATGCTCTAAATAAAAGAAAGGTTTAGAATTAACAAGCATAATCCTTAATTTTGCCCAATTATTAAAACGTCAGCGATCATTTCGATTGCATCTTGGGCAGAAAAGAAAAATAAAGGTAACAATAAACTGACCATATAAAAACAATTATAAAGCAAATGAGCAGTATTTTATCAGACCGTATTAATAATATGGAAGAGTCAGCTACGCTGGCGATGGCCAAAAAAGCAAGAGAGCTGAAAGGCCAAGGAATCGACATCATCAGTTTGAGTTTGGGAGAGCCTGATTTCAAGACTCCTCAGCACATCCAGGATGCAGCCAAGGCTGCCATAGATGAGGGGAAGTATTTCTCTTATTCTCCAGTAGCGGGTTACCAGGACCTCAGAGAGGCCATTGCCCAAAAGCTACAATCCCAAAATAAAATCACTGAAGCTAAGGCGGAAAATATCGTCCTTTCTACTGGCGCGAAACACTCCATTGCCAACATCTTCATGTGCCTGCTCAATGAAGGTGATGAAGTGGTGATCTTCTCCCCTTACTGGGTAAGTTACGCCGAAATCATCAAGCTGGCTGGCGGTGTACCCGTACTGATCGAAGGTACCCTTGAAAACAACTTCAAAGCGTCTGCTGACCAGCTGGAGGAGGCCATCACGGACAAGACCAAGGCAGTCATCTATTCTTCTCCCTGTAACCCAACAGGGTCTGTATTCAGCAAAGAAGAACTCGAAGCTATCGCTGAGGTCATCAAAAAGCACAAGGATATCTATATCGTAGCAGACGAGATCTACGAACTGATCAATTATACCGGACAGCATGCCAGCATGGCGGCACTTCCCGGAATGTTTGACAGGACCATCACGGTCAATGGCTTTTCCAAAGGATACGCCATGACCGGCTGGAGAGTGGGCTATATCTGCGCCCCGCTTTTCATTGCCAAGGCTTGTGAAAAAATCCAGGGACAATTCACTTCTGGCGGAACAGGCATCGCCCAACGTGCGGCACTGGCAGCCATCACTGGCGACCAGACGCCTTCTGTGGAAATGGAAAAAGCCTACAAAAAACGAAGAGAACTTGTGCTGGAATTGCTCAGAGGCATTCCAGGCATCAAGACACACGTGCCTGAAGGAGCTTTCTATTTCTTTCCTGACGTGACGGCCTTCTTTGGCAAGTCTGCAGGTGAGATCAAGATCGATAATGCAGATGACTTCTGCCTTTACATCCTGAACACGGCCCACGTTTCTGTAGTAACCGGTGCTGCTTTTGGAGCCCCTAACTGCGTGAGACTTTCTTATGCTGCTTCAGAAGAAGACCTTAAGGAAGCCCTGAAACGAATTAAAGAAGCCGTGGCTAAACTTAGCTAATGAAAAAGTAATCCGTCATTGCGAACGGCGTGAAGCAATCCCGAATAGATCGAGATCACTTCACCCCCCACTCGTGATGACGGTTATTTCCATTTAGAGTCCATCATTTTTTGTATCTTGCCGCTGTTATGGCCAAAGCACTTGTAATCACACCTGTCAAAAACTCGATCGAGACCACGCTGGAAACAGCCGAAGCCATCAAGGCATCATCCGTTCCGGTCATTCATAAAATCTTCAATGATTTCAGCACGGCCGAAACCAAAGCCTCCCTGGACAAAAACGCCCCAAAGACAGGCTATGAACTGGTGCACCTGGAAGAGGTCACCGACACTCCCTCCCCCAACTACAAACTGGTCCTGCAGATGGCCCAAAAAGAAGCCGTCGAAAAACAGCTCCCCTTGCTGGTGGTGGAATCTGATGTTACAGTAGAAAAAGACACCATCGAAAAAATGCTACAGTTCCTTCAGTCCCATCAAAACGCTGGCCTGGTAGGAGCCATCACGGTGGGCTATGACCAGAAGGTCAATTTCCCTTACCTTAAGTTCAAAGATGTCAGGGAAAAGATCATTGATACAAAAAGGAGCCTAAGTTTTTGCTGCACCCTGTTCAGCCCTGACTTTCTGGGAGCTTACGATTTCATGCAGCTGGATCAGTCCAAAGACTGGTACGACACATTTATCTCCAAAAAAGCCATCGAACTGGGGTATAGCAATTATGTACTGATGGACGTCCCTGTCCTTCACAAGCCCCACGGCAGCCGCCCTTGGAAGCAACTCAAATACAAAAATCCGCTAAAATACTACTTCCTGAAATTTTGGAAAGGGATGGACAAAATCTAAAGTATCCCAAGCCATTTCAGCATGGTATTGTAAGGCTTAGACCAGGACCGACGAAAACGAAGGGGGCCATTTAGTTCTCTTGAAAAATATGCTGCGTGCCTGGAGTTAAGAAATGCAATTCGTTCTCTTTTTATGGCAGCGCTTGACGTCTTCTTTCGCTTGCTATTTGGTGTAAGGCGATAGTAAAACCCTATAAAAGGCAACTGCACCACTTCCCCTCCATCTTTTAGCATTTTGATCCAAAACTCCCAGTCTTCCCTGCCCATAAAGCGCATTTCGACCGAGTATTTTCCTGCCTTTAGCCAGTCTTCCTTTCTAAACAAGGCGGAACAAAAAATCATATTGTCCAGTGCTAATTGATGTCGACTAAAAGGCTTTAAATTCCAGTTTTTCTCACCAGATTCATCAAACTTCACCCCTTGACTGTACACCACTTTCACCTCTGGATCATTCTTTAAAACCTTAACCCCAGCTTCGATGTAGTCTTTTGAAATAAGATCATCACCATCTAGCGGAAGTATGATACTGCCATTTGCTGCTTCGATCCCGGTATTTCTCGCCTTGGAAACTCCTCCATTTTCTTGATCAATGACTTTTACTTCTGAAAATTCTTCTTCCAGTGCTCCTGCAGCCTGAAGGGAATTGTCCTTTGACCCATCATTTACGATAATTACTTCCAGAGGGCAATAGGTAGAGTCAAGCACTGAAAGGACAGTTTCCCTGAGGTACTCCCCTTGGTTATAACACGGGATGACAACACTTACCAGATTTTCCTGTTCCGAAGCATGCATTGGTGGTGGGTTTTGCAAAGTTTCTTTCAAATGTCAAATATAAAAAGCTAATTCATTTCTTCACCTACAATAAACAATATATCATCGGATTATCTCTTTAGCCACCAAAGGAATCTATAGCATACCCTATAGAAAAGGCAGTAACCCTACTTTTTCATATGATGTTTATAATGAAATAAATCGTATCAGTAAAACAGTATATGATTATACGCAATTCTGCCAGTTTGAGCATATTCAGCAAACTGCCTTATATCAATCAATGATTAACATAAAAAAATTCGTGGCAATCCGTGTAATTCGTGGACTTTCTTCTAATGAATTTGATTACTTGCACAATTCCGTATAATCACAAAACAGTAAATTGACTGAAACACACTAAGACCATTCCACTCTTTTACGACTTTTCATTTAAAAAAACTATCCTACATCCATCCATACT from Echinicola soli encodes the following:
- a CDS encoding toxin-antitoxin system YwqK family antitoxin: MLGMKKYLILLLLLVKVSVLKAQRFDSLSSVSPAADSSGVVESMLLPTTAPILLFDDEKRKEAKKKKRKKQKKNIYYGERTRKDFIRVDARGKTHYQLFHYTARNKMVNPYVRDVYWLDTKDDVIRTKGFNPERGYLLHGPYERRIDDAVVEKGMFYFGTKHERWMTFDQKNILLNKGHYYEGWPKDSRVTYYNKGEQQIEKVIPVEYELKEGNFFHFYENGQLAVMGEYRYGEKVGLWTEYWNTDGGKTIRKREIQYQDEPFTKNFRPYIKAEWNADGQLIYQAGR
- a CDS encoding glycosyltransferase, which produces MAKALVITPVKNSIETTLETAEAIKASSVPVIHKIFNDFSTAETKASLDKNAPKTGYELVHLEEVTDTPSPNYKLVLQMAQKEAVEKQLPLLVVESDVTVEKDTIEKMLQFLQSHQNAGLVGAITVGYDQKVNFPYLKFKDVREKIIDTKRSLSFCCTLFSPDFLGAYDFMQLDQSKDWYDTFISKKAIELGYSNYVLMDVPVLHKPHGSRPWKQLKYKNPLKYYFLKFWKGMDKI
- a CDS encoding YraN family protein translates to MAQHNTTGSDAEGFAADFLISKHYTLLEKNYRHKHAEIDLIMEHRGLLIFVEVKFRSGTGFGYAEEFVDYKKRQLIIRAADHYIHEKGWHKDIRFDIVGVYKDKKGTVRFKHFEDAFY
- the rnr gene encoding ribonuclease R gives rise to the protein MSKRSRKQGKGKGKPGKIDNAAQLAERILNFLDSHYGEEYSLKQIIRKLNIRDKITKGGVEPVLNKLMAAGSVSKNPRNHFASTKTPDFIEGTVDFVNARFAFVVPDNKGKDEEDILVKARDMKNALDDDKVRVMVNPPKHPGQKREGRVLEVVKRAREEFVGRVEISPRFAFVVSDFKKMHHDIFIRKSDLNGAEHNQKVVVKITDWREEDKNPTGKVMQVLGEAGEHEVEIHSIMAEFGLPFEYPEEIVKEAEAISEKIPKTEIKSRKDFRDVTTFTIDPADAKDFDDAISYQRLPNGNIEMGVHIADVTHYVKPNTNLEKEAYDRATSVYLVDRTIPMLPERLSNGLCSLRPNEDKLTFSCVFEMDEDGQVLKHWIGRTIIHSDRRFAYEEAQENIDKQEGDFYSELTLLNNLAKKIRKRRFQHGAINFETVEVKFKLDERGTPLGLMVKERKDIHKMIEEYMLLANKAVAEFVFNKNKGDDTFVYRTHDHPDLERLETFANFAKKFGHEVSMTEETRVASTLNKLMGEIEGKPEQNLLEQLAIRSMAKARYTTEPKGHFGLAFKHYTHFTSPIRRYPDMMVHRLLQHYLDGGKSADKEAWEDKCIHSSEREKRAADAERASIKYKQVEFMSLAEDKAYDGIISGVTEWGIFVEITETKCEGMIRLQDLEDDYYEFDEKNMRLIGAKNKKMITLGDQVRVRVTNTDIDRRTIDLEFADDND
- the lipB gene encoding lipoyl(octanoyl) transferase LipB translates to MNHFINKKVKFIDLGKKDYKETWDYQELLFAEIVATKIENRKKGLKDQQVTTNYLLFVEHPHVYTLGKSGELSHLLLDEAQLAGKDATFYKINRGGDITYHGPGQLVGYPLLDLDNFFTDIHKYLRYLEEAIILTLAEYGVEAGRIEGLTGVWLDHKERLNPRKICALGVKSSRWVTMHGFAFNVNADLSYFGNIVPCGIADKAVTSLHLELGRPVDEEEVKVKVKQHLANLFEMEWEDS
- a CDS encoding 3'-5' exonuclease, with the translated sequence MADFLSDLKDILFLDIETASLTGHIDALSPRLQEEWAKKSSHLSNENNISTEELYFEKAGIYAEFGRVVCVGLGYFLYDPDQDQLQFRTKAIAHEEEHDTLLELREILEKKHWTLCAHNGKEFDFPYLCRRLLINKVPLPEVLQMAGKKPWEIRHLDTLELWKFGDYKHYTRLELLAAIFDIPSSKDNIDGSEVNTVFYKQRDLKAIATYCLKDVEVTARIYLAYQGLPGDMKINIIHSVENEG
- a CDS encoding glycosyltransferase family 2 protein; this encodes MHASEQENLVSVVIPCYNQGEYLRETVLSVLDSTYCPLEVIIVNDGSKDNSLQAAGALEEEFSEVKVIDQENGGVSKARNTGIEAANGSIILPLDGDDLISKDYIEAGVKVLKNDPEVKVVYSQGVKFDESGEKNWNLKPFSRHQLALDNMIFCSALFRKEDWLKAGKYSVEMRFMGREDWEFWIKMLKDGGEVVQLPFIGFYYRLTPNSKRKKTSSAAIKRERIAFLNSRHAAYFSRELNGPLRFRRSWSKPYNTMLKWLGIL
- a CDS encoding pyridoxal phosphate-dependent aminotransferase; amino-acid sequence: MSSILSDRINNMEESATLAMAKKARELKGQGIDIISLSLGEPDFKTPQHIQDAAKAAIDEGKYFSYSPVAGYQDLREAIAQKLQSQNKITEAKAENIVLSTGAKHSIANIFMCLLNEGDEVVIFSPYWVSYAEIIKLAGGVPVLIEGTLENNFKASADQLEEAITDKTKAVIYSSPCNPTGSVFSKEELEAIAEVIKKHKDIYIVADEIYELINYTGQHASMAALPGMFDRTITVNGFSKGYAMTGWRVGYICAPLFIAKACEKIQGQFTSGGTGIAQRAALAAITGDQTPSVEMEKAYKKRRELVLELLRGIPGIKTHVPEGAFYFFPDVTAFFGKSAGEIKIDNADDFCLYILNTAHVSVVTGAAFGAPNCVRLSYAASEEDLKEALKRIKEAVAKLS